The genome window GATGACGAGCCGTTGCCGCTCCGTTTCGAGCGCCGTCCGCTCCTTGTTGTCCGCCTGCTCTTTCTGGATCGCTTCCGCCCGGATCGCCGCCAGAGTCTGGACCTCGTCCGAGTAGGTCTGCGACAGGTCCTCAACCGTCTTCCGCCACTGGGCCCGGAGTTCCGCCGCCTTTTGGGCGCTGATGTCGGGATCGAAGTTTGCCGAGATCGAGACGAGTTGGGGAAGGAAAGCCGGGGCCGGTTCCAGCGTTTCGGTCTCGGCCGCTTCGCGACGGACCGACTCCGCGATCTTCGCCGCGCGAGCCTTGGTCGCCTTCTGGACGGCGACGTTCTTGATCCGCCGCGTCGCAACGAGCAGCAACAGGATCAGCGCCCCCATGGCGCAGATCAGCACCGCGAGGAACGGGAAGAGCTGAACGGATTGTGAGGAGGATTTCGACACAGTCGTTCGAAGGGGACTCGCTCCTCCGGCGAAGTCGCGCGGAAGAACGCTTGCTCAACAAAGTGGCTATCGGCGGTTTCTGCCGGTCACGCCCCGTGCGTCGCGCACCGGGGCCGGAGAATCCGTCTGATCGGAACAATCGGTCCGGACGCGGCGGAGGGTCTACTGAAAGTCCCTGTTGCCCGCGGACGGCCGGCAGAATCGGCAGCCCGGGAAACTCGTCTGGCCGCTCTGGGCTGTTCGCTGGTACAGTCCCACCCGGTTTCCCAGGGACTGGGAGGCCTCAGGGGGATAGGGGGGATCGTAGGGATGCACGTTTTCTTTTCCGTCGGCGAACCGAGCGGTGATCAGCACGCGGCCCATCTCATCACGGAGTTGCGGCGGCGCGATCCCAGCCTGCGGATCTCCGGCTTCGGCGGCCCGCGGATGTCCGCGGCCGGCTTCGAAAAGCTGTTCAACCTGACCGACCTGGCGGTGATGGGGTTCTTTGCCGTCGTCCCGCTGCTGTGGAAGTTCCTGAAGCTTTACTGGCAGGCGAAGGCGTTCCTGAAGGCCGAACGGCCGGACATGGTCGTGCTGGTCGACTTCCCCGGCTTCAACTGGCACATTGCCAAGGCGGCCAAGCGGCTCGGGATCCGCGTCGTCTACTACTGCCCGCCGCAGATCTGGGCCTGGGGCCCGTGGCGGATCCTCTACATGCGGTGGGTCGACCACGTCCTGTCGGTCCTGCCGTTCGAGGCGGAGTGGTACCGGAAGAAGCGGGTCTCCGTGGAGTACGTCGGCCATCCGTTCTTTGACGAAGTTGCCGAGCACCCGCTCGACGAGGTCTTCTGCCAGCACCTCAAGAGCCGCGCCCCGGTCACGATCGGCCTCCTTCCCGGCTCCCGTTCCAAGGAGCTCTCGGGGAACTTCAACGCCATGCTCGAAACCGCCCGGCGGCTCTGCGAGCGGCACTCGAACATCCGGTTCCACGTCGCCTGCTACAAGCCGGCGCATCAGGAGTTCTGCCTGAAGCGGCTTGCGGAGTTCTCCACGCCGCTCCCGATTGACGTCCACGTCGGGCGGACGTCGGAGATCATCGCCAGTGTCGACTGCTGCCTGATGGTCTCCGGCTCGGTCAGCCTCGAAGTCCTCTCTCGCGCTCTCCCGGCTGCGGCCCTGTATCGGATCGGATCGTGGACGAAGCTCTGCAAGCCGTACTTCATCACGGTCCCGTACTTCTCGCTCCCGAACCTGATGGCGGACCGGCCGGTGATGCCTGAGTTCCTGATGGGGGACGATCCGGAGCCGGAGATCGCGGGGATGACGCGGCTGCTCGACGTGTGGCTTTCGGTGCCGGGGGTTCTCGGCGGCGTCCGGGCTGAACTGGAAGACTTGCGGTCGAAGAATGCTCAGCGGGGTGGACTCGTCAATGCGACGGAAGCTCTGATCCGCCAGTTGGAGATCGCCCGTCCGCAAAGCAGGGAAACGATCCGGCGGGTGGCCTAAGGGACCTCGCACAGGAGGGTACGCTGGGCGTAACGGTGAACTCACCGGGTCCAGGGGCACCCTGGTGGGGAGTGCAGAGGGGCGACGCCCCTTTGCCCGCCGGAGGCCCGTCTCGTAGGGCTCTTTCTGAAGGAGCACTTGTCCAAGCGCGGACCAAGTGCCGTATGCCCCCTCACCAACCCGCGGGGATTCCAGAGCGAGCGGTGAGTCCTCAACGCCGGTTCCACAAAGCGGTCGTCCGTTGCTTACCACGGTTCCTCATTGAAGTGCCTCCGGCGGCAAGGGGTTGCCCCCTTGACCCCGGCTGCCGTAGCACGTTGGGCTTGAGCGATCAGAGTCGTGCCGGCAAGGACGCGGTTCAAGCCGTCTCACTCTGAAGCCAGCGGGTCCGGCAGCGTGATCCGCCCGAACAGCTCCGGATCAATCTGCCCTCCCTGCCGCAGCGCCATCTCGACCACACCGACCGTCTCCTCCGGAACCCCGCACCCCACCATCTGCCGCAGCGTGGCGCCGATGTCGTACTCGACCCGCCGCAACTCGACACGGCCGTCTTCAATCACGGCGTAAGAGGCCCGCGGGTCGCCGTCGCGCGGCTGACCGACGCTCCCCGGGTTGATAACCGTCGTCCCCCCCAGATCCAGCACGAACGGGTTGTGAGTATGTCCGCAGCAGACGAAACGGCTCTCGATCCCCGCCGTCCGGTCCTTCCAGAGAGCGGGATCGTTCGGGAGGTACTCGTCCATCGGATCCCGCGGCGTCGCGTGGACCATGCAGAACGAGAGATCCGCAAACCGCGCGAACTGCATCGTCGGCATCCGGGCCAGGAACTTCATCCGCGGCCGGTCGATCAGCTTCCACTGCACCGGCCGCGTCGCCTGCGCCCAGCGGCGATAACCCGTGTTCCCCCGGGCCGGAATGTGCTGGGCCACGGAGTGGTCGTGATTGCCGCGGACGAACTGCGTCGCATGACTCCGCACCCAGTCAATGCAGGGGACCGGGTCCGTGCAGTAGTCGACGAGATCGCCCAGGAAGAGACAGACGTCAAAATCCTCACGGATCGCGCTCAAGGCGGGCCAATTGCCGTGAACATCGGCAACGAGCAGTATCTTCATGTCCTATAACACCTTGTGCATGCGTCGTTGCGGGAAAACCGGGGTGAAGTTCTTGACGACCAGCGGTCGCGGGAGGTTTAATTCGCGACAGACACTCGTCTCCCGACACGGCGGCCCCGAGTATGAGGAATGAGGATGTCCTTCGCACCTGATTCGCTGACGCTGCGGCAGAAACTGATCGAGGGGGATCAACTCGCGAAAGAGTTGCATCAGCACCTGGACCAGGGCTTTCTCCCCAAGATTCAGCACCTGCGGCGTCTTACCCGTCCCCGGACGGATGCGTCGGAGGAAGAGGTGCGGGATATCAGCATCCGCACGGCGGTCGACGATGTCATGGCGAGCGACCAGTACACACGACAATTCAGCAGCCGTCTCCAGCAGTTCCTGAACGCGATCGAAAAGGACATCGTCCGGATCGTTCAGGAGGGCTGAAGCCCGGCGACCGACTCGAATCGCCCCCATTCCCATCTGGCCGATTCGATCCGATCTCCCATCTCGAAATCTCCCGTCCGCGCCGGCGGTTTTTCGATACCCGTCCTTCTCTCCGAGGGTCTCTCGGCGGGAGGCGGTTCAGGTTGCGTCCATCAGGAATCCGTTTGGAACAAGAATTCCGTCCATCGATTGAAGGGAGCTCGGCGAGGACCGCCTACGCGTTCCTGCGACCGCTCCCCTCTCAACGAGCCGCTCCGAGCACACCCGCCCTCGTGCCGGCCGGCATGACGGAGCCCGCGCGCGAGGATGTGCTCCGCCGTCTCTTCCCGTCCCGCGTTCCGGGGGCGGACGACTCCGAAGGTTCCCTCTCCGTAGCGGGGACCGTCCTGGGGCATTTCCAGATCCAGGAGCGGATCGGCCGCGGCGGGATGGGGGCGGTCTTCCGGTCGACCGACCTGCGACTCGACCGGGTGGTCGCCCTCAAGGTCCTTTCCCCCGAGCAGTCTCACGATCCCTCGTCCGTCCAGCGGTTCCACAACGAGGCCCGGGCGGCGGCCAAGCTCGACCACGACAACATCGCCCAGGTCTACTTCATCGGCGAAGACCAGGGGCTGCACTACATCGCCTTCGAGTTCATCACCGGGACGAACGTCCGCGAGCTCCTCTCCCGGACCGGGGTCGTGCCGGTCCCCGAGACGGTCAGCTACGTCATCCAGATCGCCGAGGCCCTGCGGTCGACGGCGGCGGCCGGGGTGGTCCACCGGGACATCAAGCCTTCGAACATCATCATCGAGCCAACCGGCCGGGTGACCCTCGTCGACCTGGGGCTGGCCCGGCAGGCGAGCCAGGCGGGCGAGGAGCTGACGGTCGCCGGGACGACGCTCGGGACGTTCGACTACATCTCACCGGAGCAGGCGGTCGATCCGCGGCGGGTCGACGTGCGGAGCGACATCTATTCGCTCGGCTGCACGGCGTATCACATGCTGACCGGCGAGCCGCCGTACCCCAGCCGGTCGATGTTCCAAAAGATCGTCGACCACCACGGCTCGGCGGCCCCCGATCCATCGCAGAAGAACCCCGCCGTCCCTGCCCGACTCTCGGCGATCATCCGCAAGATGATGGCCAGCGATCCGGACGAGCGATACGCGACGCCGGAAGCGGTGATCCGCGATCTGACGGGCGTGGCGCGGTACCTCGGCGTCCGTCCGGTCCAGATGACGTGGGACGCCCGGCCCCTGGAGCGGAACTGGCTGATGGAGCACCGGGGCTGGATCGCCGCCTCGGTGGCTGTCGTCCTGCTGGGGCTCGCGATCAACAAGCTGCCGGTGGCGACCGACAGTCCGATCGACATTCAGCCGAGCGTCAGCCAGCCCCCGGCGCCCCCCTCGACCGACTCCGGCTCGTCCCAGACAGCGTCGGTCGCGGCCCCCCCGTCCACGACGAAGAGCCCCGCGGCTGTCCCTGCGTCGGCCACTCCTGACACCCCGAGTCCGCCCGCGGCCTCCGGAACCGGCCTCCTGACCGGCGTCGGCGCCGCCAAGGGGGAACTGACCGGAGCCTTTGCCGCCCCCGGTCAACTCACCGAGACGGAACCGCGGACGCCGATGGTC of Planctomyces sp. SH-PL14 contains these proteins:
- a CDS encoding serine/threonine-protein kinase, translating into MTEPAREDVLRRLFPSRVPGADDSEGSLSVAGTVLGHFQIQERIGRGGMGAVFRSTDLRLDRVVALKVLSPEQSHDPSSVQRFHNEARAAAKLDHDNIAQVYFIGEDQGLHYIAFEFITGTNVRELLSRTGVVPVPETVSYVIQIAEALRSTAAAGVVHRDIKPSNIIIEPTGRVTLVDLGLARQASQAGEELTVAGTTLGTFDYISPEQAVDPRRVDVRSDIYSLGCTAYHMLTGEPPYPSRSMFQKIVDHHGSAAPDPSQKNPAVPARLSAIIRKMMASDPDERYATPEAVIRDLTGVARYLGVRPVQMTWDARPLERNWLMEHRGWIAASVAVVLLGLAINKLPVATDSPIDIQPSVSQPPAPPSTDSGSSQTASVAAPPSTTKSPAAVPASATPDTPSPPAASGTGLLTGVGAAKGELTGAFAAPGQLTETEPRTPMVVAAAKEPMFWVLVEGTKERSFPTLEAACTAAPDGATIEIRGNGKNPEPQGPVRIERKRLRLRAAPGTRPKLEFRDVANGSTAVSRWITVSRGALEIAECDLVMRVPSTRTADRWAVLSLDRCEAFTLRASTITVQNDERAQPAAMIEIAREAMNSLSMMSETEAASLEAVDISESILRGEADVIASRVVGGVSVSFASSAVAVSGSLYRVDVSQKRSMMSTEEQPTSLVLDHLTAVLDQPLLVVSADRNRPPILNVTMDDSLVVIRRTDRPLIAFSGEEDQELWLSRLQWRGQTNAFQLAGSMLEVASSPGGRPSLVWTFRDWNRIAATSSSESLQTMTPFERSDATTLLRLSETPLTAFQVRSNGTGLQDRFGRPIGADVSRLPALDDPQ
- a CDS encoding metallophosphoesterase family protein — protein: MKILLVADVHGNWPALSAIREDFDVCLFLGDLVDYCTDPVPCIDWVRSHATQFVRGNHDHSVAQHIPARGNTGYRRWAQATRPVQWKLIDRPRMKFLARMPTMQFARFADLSFCMVHATPRDPMDEYLPNDPALWKDRTAGIESRFVCCGHTHNPFVLDLGGTTVINPGSVGQPRDGDPRASYAVIEDGRVELRRVEYDIGATLRQMVGCGVPEETVGVVEMALRQGGQIDPELFGRITLPDPLASE
- the lpxB gene encoding lipid-A-disaccharide synthase — encoded protein: MHVFFSVGEPSGDQHAAHLITELRRRDPSLRISGFGGPRMSAAGFEKLFNLTDLAVMGFFAVVPLLWKFLKLYWQAKAFLKAERPDMVVLVDFPGFNWHIAKAAKRLGIRVVYYCPPQIWAWGPWRILYMRWVDHVLSVLPFEAEWYRKKRVSVEYVGHPFFDEVAEHPLDEVFCQHLKSRAPVTIGLLPGSRSKELSGNFNAMLETARRLCERHSNIRFHVACYKPAHQEFCLKRLAEFSTPLPIDVHVGRTSEIIASVDCCLMVSGSVSLEVLSRALPAAALYRIGSWTKLCKPYFITVPYFSLPNLMADRPVMPEFLMGDDPEPEIAGMTRLLDVWLSVPGVLGGVRAELEDLRSKNAQRGGLVNATEALIRQLEIARPQSRETIRRVA